The DNA sequence CGATCAGGTTGGATCCGGCTGGCCCTCCGGCTGATCGATCCGGGCGAGGGCCCAGAAGGATCTCCAGATACCGTCCTCTTCCTTGCGCCCGATCCAGAGCCCACGGCCCGGGAGGCTGACCGGCTCCTCGCCGGGTGGCTGGATGGTGGCGGTGAAGCTTTCGCGGACAAAGACGTGGTCCCCCACGATTCGATACTCGTTGCTGTAGTCCGAGATCCTGGCGTTCACGACCTCGAAGGACTGCCGGTAGAA is a window from the Acidobacteriota bacterium genome containing:
- a CDS encoding SgcJ/EcaC family oxidoreductase, with the protein product MNHSATHDAGFDEMIQDYLQAFNDGDFKRVASYWAEDGVHQPPMGPEVRGREALEEFYRQSFEVVNARISDYSNEYRIVGDHVFVRESFTATIQPPGEEPVSLPGRGLWIGRKEEDGIWRSFWALARIDQPEGQPDPT